Proteins encoded together in one Quercus lobata isolate SW786 chromosome 3, ValleyOak3.0 Primary Assembly, whole genome shotgun sequence window:
- the LOC115979176 gene encoding ATP-dependent DNA helicase Q-like SIM, whose product MDGNGLSSDEVIAKLIEMGFQNSSVLEAVKAVGPSFDDALEYLSNYSHRNSRGASSSSRCSTSNEKNLGKRTLSSLPSSGQLRQSSILDHFQSTARPKKRRTGFLPDALVPVEEHKEDLSGMHCNLETMSELFPVDCPWELDIASDWEKKVVSLLQKHFRYSSLKNFQKEALAAWLAHQDCLVLAATGSGKSLCFQIPALLTGKVVVVISPLISLMHDQCLKLAKHGVSACFLGSGQPDSTVEQKAMRGMYSIVYVCPETVLRLIKPLQRLAEGRGIALFAIDEVHCVSKWGHDFRPDYRRLSVLRENFSACNLKFLKYDIPLMALTATATIRVREDILKSLCMSKETKIVITSFFRPNLRFSVKHSRTSSPASYAKDFSELIDMYVRKRKTGEKKQTIISEELDDTSYGSDSYEIEDSYTGGDVDEVDSTEENGLTASKGKEMSVEYLENDVDVFQSVDDWDVAFGEFYGQSSWEEGDMRGLSETIDPPSKPEERLRLLHEPLEQGPTIIYVPTRKETLKIAKFLCGFGVKAAAYNASLPKSHLRRVHKEFHENTLEVRILAFHGRC is encoded by the exons ATGGATGGAAATGGCCTATCCTCTGATGAAGTCATTGCAAAACTGATTGAGATGGGATTTCAGAATTCTTCTGTCTTGGAAGCTGTAAAAGCAGTGGGTCCATCATTTGATGATGCTCTGGAGTATCTCTCAAATTATTCTCATAGAAATAGTCGGGGTGCATCTAGTAGTTCTAGATGTTCCACAAGCAATGAAAAAAATCTAGGTAAAAGAACCTTGTCCTCCTTACCTTCTTCAGGTCAACTACGACAGTCGAGCATACTGGACCATTTCCAATCCACAGCTAGACCTAAAAAACGCAGGACTGGTTTTCTACCTGATGCATTGGTTCCTGTGGAAGAACATAAGGAAGATCTTTCTGGCATGCATTGTAACCTTGAAACTATGTCGGAATTATTTCCAGTTGACTGCCCTTGGGAGTTGGACATTGCATCAGATTGGGAGAAGAAAGTTGTCAGTCTCTTGCAAAAGCATTTCCGGTATTCATCCTTGAAGAATTTCCAGAAGGAAGCCTTGGCTGCTTGGTTAGCTCATCAAGATTGTCTTGTCCTTGCCGCCACAGGGTCtg GGAAATCATTGTGTTTCCAGATTCCAGCGTTATTAACAGGGAAAGTTGTAGTGGTGATTTCACCCTTGATTAGTTTGATGCATGATCAATGCTTAAAGCTAGCAAAACATGGGGTCTCTGCTTGCTTTCTTGGTTCTGGGCAACCTGACAGTACTGTGGAACAGAAAGCAATGAGAGGCATGTATAGCATTGTATATGTTTGTCCAGAGACAGTTTTAAG ATTGATAAAACCACTTCAGAGGCTTGCAGAAGGTCGTGGAATTGCTTTGTTTGCCATTGATGAAGTCCATTGTGTTTCCAAGTGGGGTCATGATTTTCGGCCTGATTACAG GCGACTATCTGTGTTGCGGGAGAATTTCAGTGCTTGCaatttaaaattcttaaaatatgaTATACCACTGATGGCCTTGACTGCTACTGCCACAATTCGGGTTCGGGAAGATATTCTTAAATCGCTGTGCATGtcaaaggaaacaaaaattgttattacttcattttttaggccaaatcTTCGGTTTTCG GTAAAACATAGTAGAACATCTTCACCAGCTTCCTATGCAAAGGATTTCAGTGAATTGATAGACATGTATGTCAGAAAGAGAAAGACTGGTGAGAAGAAACAGACTATCATCTCAGAAGAATTAGATGATACATCTTATGGCTCTGATAGTTATGAAATTGAGGATTCCTATACTGGTGGAGATGTTGATGAAGTAGATTCAACGGAGGAAAATGGTTTGACTGCTTCAAAGGGAAAAGAGATGTCAGTTGAATATTTAGAAAATGATGTTGACGTATTTCAGAGTGTGGATGATTGGGATG TTGCCTTTGGTGAATTCTATGGACAATCTTCTTGGGAGGAAGGGGATATGAGAGGGTTATCTGAGACAATTGATCCACCAAGTAAACCAGAAGAAAGATTAAGACTTCTGCATGAGCCCTTAGAACAAGGTCCAACCATCATATATGTTCCTACTAGAAAAGAAACATTGAAAATCGCAAAATTTCTTTGTGGTTTTGGTGTGAAGGCAGCTGCTTATAACGCATCG TTGCCAAAATCACATTTAAGGCGGGTTCACAAGGAATTTCATGAAAATACTTTAGAGGTAAGGATTTTAGCTTTTCATGGAAGATGCTGA
- the LOC115979694 gene encoding formin-like protein 11 encodes MANSTGLPMNLATPDISSTQDSSLTQCPQTPCNNKQEKQTFESSSDCQKSFKPPPPPPPPPSVTSFPSSSQTFPISSNTPSCIPPPPPPPPPPCPPPRLKGKNNSTKGPPIPPPPPYVTYFPSSQTPPKSSKAPSSIPPPPCPPPLSKGNSNSAKGPPPPPSRLPQSTSLGKHAAPLPKLKPFHWDKVKAAPDQPMVWDMLPHSFRLDEEMIESLFGDNLKNSMKSDEAKKKTPPSKHVFEPKRLQNISIVSKALNVTAEEVCKALIQGKGLGLQQLEALVKMAPTKEEEAKLSSYEGNINELESVEKFFKEILEIPFAFLRVEAMLYRETFEDEVVQFRKSFSMLEEACKELRSSRLFLKLLEAVLKTGNRMNVGTSRGGARAFKLDTLLKLAHVKGTDGKTTLLHFVVQEILLSEGIRVSDSIMGVEQSKEDYRRMGLDRVSGLSTELSNVKETATIDLNVLASSVSTLSDGLAKLQHLVQKDLCMDEQNGNFVNSMRSFINYAEKILKDLQGEEDRVLTHVKEITEYFHGDVSKHEDNPLRIFVIVREFLGILDHVCKELRSS; translated from the exons ATGGCCAACTCTACAGGTTTACCAATGAATCTAGCTACCCCAGATATTAGCTCAACCCAAGATTCTTCACTAACCCAATGTCCCCAAACTCCATGCAATAACAAACAGGAGAAACAAACATTTGAATCTTCTTCAGACTGTCAGAAAAGTTTCAAGCCccctcctcctccacctccaccCCCATCTGTgacatcttttccttcttcatctcaAACCTTTCCAATATCATCAAACACTCCATCTTGTattccaccaccaccaccaccaccaccaccaccatgtcCACCTCCTcgtttaaaaggaaaaaacaactCTACCAAAGGCCCACCCATTCCACCTCCACCCCCATATGTGACATATTTTCCTTCATCTCAAACCCCCCCAAAATCATCAAAAGCTCCATCTTCTATTCCACCACCACCATGTCCACCTCCTCTGTCAAAAGGAAACAGCAACTCTGCCAAAGGCCCACCTCCTCCACCATCTCGACTGCCTCAATCTACTTCATTGGGGAAACATGCAGCTCCATTACCAAAATTGAAGCCATTCCACTGGGACAAGGTAAAAGCTGCCCCTGATCAACCTATGGTGTGGGATATGCTGCCACATTCATTTAG GTTAGACGAAGAAATGATTGAATCACTTTTTGGagacaatttaaaaaattcaatgaagAGTGATGAAGCAAAGAAGAAGACTCCTCCAAGCAAGCATGTCTTTGAGCCAAAGAGACTACAAAACATAAGTATAGTGTCAAAAGCCTTGAATGTGACTGCTGAGGAAGTATGTAAAGCACTAATACAAG GGAAAGGTTTGGGTTTGCAACAACTGGAGGCATTGGTGAAGATGGCACCTACCAAGGAAGAAGAGGCTAAGCTCTCTAGCTATGAAGGAAACATTAATGAACTGGAGTCTGTAGAGaagtttttcaaagaaattcTTGAAATACCATTTGCCTTTCTTCGAGTTGAAGCCATGCTTTACAGAGAAACTTTTGAAGATGAAGTGGTTCAGTTCAGGAAATCTTTTTCAATGCTAGAG gaGGCCTGCAAGGAACTCAGATCAAGCAGGCTTTTCTTAAAGCTACTTGAAGCCGTGCTCAAAACAGGCAATCGTATGAATGTTGGAACTAGCAGAGGAGGTGCTAGAGCATTTAAGCTTGATACCCTCCTTAAACTCGCTCATGTGAAAGGCACTGATGGGAAAACTACCTTACTCCACTTTGTTGTTCAAGAAATACTCCTGTCTGAGGGAATTAGAGTTTCAGATAGTATTATGGGGGTTGAACAGAGTAAAGAAGATTACAGAAGAATGGGTCTTGATCGTGTTTCTGGTCTGAGTACAGAACTCTCCAATGTGAAAGAGACAGCTACGATTGACTTGAATGTTCTTGCAAGCTCTGTCTCAACCCTATCAGATGGATTGGCCAAACTGCAACATCTAGTACAAAAGGACTTGTGTATGGATGAACAAAATGGAAACTTTGTCAACTCAATGAGATCCTTCATAAATTATGCagagaaaattctgaaagacTTGCAGGGAGAAGAAGATAGGGTCCTAACACATGTCAAAGAAATTACTGAGTACTTTCATGGAGATGTGAGCAAACACGAAGACAACCCACTTCGGATATTTGTCATTGTGAGAGAATTTCTGGGCATTTTAGATCATGTTTGCAAAGAGCTTAGAAGCTCTTAA